The DNA sequence GAAAGGCCCTTGCCCTCCTCCGTGAGGCGGTTCTCGGCGGGGACCCGGACGCCGTCGAACTCCAGCGACGTGGTGTCGCTGGCGCGCAGCCCGAGTTTCTCCTCCTTCTTGCCGACGGTGAGGCCGTCGGCGTCCTTCGGCACGACGAACTGGGTGACGCTCTCCGGGTCCTCGCGGTCGGTCTTCGCGAACAGGACCACGACGCCGGCGCGCTCGCCGTTGGTGATCCACTGCTTCGTGCCGTCGATGACGTACTCGTCACCCTCCTTCCGTGCCTCGGTCGTCATCTCCGCGGGGTTCGACCCCGCGCCGGGTTCGGACAGCGCGAACGCACCGACGGGCCGCCCGTCGACCATCTCGGGGAGCCAGCGCTCCTTCTGGTCCTCGCTCCCGAACGTCGCGATGCAGGACGTTGCGAGGCAGTGGACCGACAGGGCGGTCGCGACGGAGAGGGTTCCGTACGCCACCTCCTCGTTGACGACGCTGTAGGTGAGGCGGTCGGCTTCGTAGCCGCCGTACTCCTCGGGCACCGTCAGCCCAGTCAGGTCCAGGTCGGCGAGGCCGTCCCACACGTCCTCCGGGAACCGCTCCTCGACGTCCGCCTCGCGGGCCACCGGCCGGATCTCCTCCTCGGCGAACTCCCGGACCACGTCGCGGACGGCGCGTTGCTCCTCGGATAGCTCCATACCCCGCCTTCGATGTCGGATGGAAAAAGGTGAACGTTATCCGTCGAGCGCGTCCTCGCCGTAGCGGTCGGCGACGTACGCTTCGACCTCGGTCGCCCGTTCCCACACGTGGTCGAACAGCCGCCGCCCCCAGTCAGTCGCCTCCTCGGACTCGGCGACGACCTCCGTGTGCGGGTCGTACGACCCGTCGAGCGTCGGAAACGAGAGGAGCAGCGTCTCCGACGAGACGACCATCGCGACGGCGGCGTCGTACACCCGGGTGACGACCTGTGCGTCCTCCGTCGGTCCGGGTGGGTCGCCCTCGACCACTTCCCGGAGCACGTCCGGCGTGACGACGAGTC is a window from the Halostella salina genome containing:
- a CDS encoding acyl-CoA dehydrogenase family protein; the protein is MELSEEQRAVRDVVREFAEEEIRPVAREADVEERFPEDVWDGLADLDLTGLTVPEEYGGYEADRLTYSVVNEEVAYGTLSVATALSVHCLATSCIATFGSEDQKERWLPEMVDGRPVGAFALSEPGAGSNPAEMTTEARKEGDEYVIDGTKQWITNGERAGVVVLFAKTDREDPESVTQFVVPKDADGLTVGKKEEKLGLRASDTTSLEFDGVRVPAENRLTEEGKGLSAALSILTGGRIGIASQAVGLAQSALDEAEAYAGEREQFGKPIGDIQTIRHKLADMATQVRASRLLTRDAAAREDRGESPRMAASMAKYFASEAAMDVTNEAVQIHGGYGYTTEGDVERLYRDAKITTIYEGTSEIQKTVIARELLD